A stretch of Leptospira neocaledonica DNA encodes these proteins:
- the omp85 gene encoding Omp85 family outer membrane protein — protein MRIKEIKSLVLTICFVASFNIDAQDFIPEPGCEKPAARKNLPFHMDSSKQLCAKDLAVKREGWYPTGLPLINSDPLEGVGFGVRAYAYNNGLKSDPLFDYTPYRVRFFAQYFNTSKNAQYHQLSLDMPFIANTQWRLRADAFLTITPTTLYFGIGESSLKGLSYYDRNQPGGDYYTNATFADQTKNNSYYRPGGPQDPVAFGGNTYYGVPSQPGFVVTNKMYNGYIIETPMVNLSTERSFFGGTVRVVAGLKASENIIRTFDGRKAPGYDPVLGMDYGANVPNAKTRLTEDAEAGKILGYHGGYVNALRVALVYDTRDFEPDPNSGVFIEGTFEKNSKAFGSDFNFQKYFAQGKFFWSPFPKVFEKLVIASRFGAGLSEGDVPFFEYRNMWGTEGLIGGLGGIRTIRGYKQDRFVGRMMGWGNLEVRWKFGSLKVGDEYFAFNLVPFMDFGRVWDDEHKAGLKDYKYSHGIGLRIAWNQATIIMIDWAKSKEDEQLFVNFSHAF, from the coding sequence ATGAGGATTAAAGAAATTAAATCGTTGGTGCTAACGATTTGTTTTGTCGCAAGTTTCAATATAGACGCCCAAGATTTTATTCCTGAACCGGGATGCGAGAAGCCAGCTGCTCGCAAAAATTTACCGTTTCATATGGATTCTTCTAAGCAGCTTTGTGCCAAAGACCTGGCTGTCAAAAGGGAAGGTTGGTATCCTACCGGACTTCCACTTATAAACTCAGATCCACTTGAGGGTGTCGGTTTCGGTGTTCGCGCATATGCCTATAATAATGGTCTGAAATCGGATCCATTATTTGATTATACTCCTTATAGAGTTAGGTTTTTTGCTCAGTATTTTAATACGAGTAAGAATGCACAATATCATCAGCTCAGTTTGGATATGCCATTTATTGCGAATACACAATGGCGTTTGCGTGCGGATGCTTTCCTAACGATTACTCCTACCACTCTTTACTTTGGAATCGGTGAGAGTTCTTTAAAAGGCCTAAGTTACTATGATCGTAACCAACCGGGCGGGGACTATTACACGAACGCAACCTTTGCGGATCAAACCAAAAATAATAGCTATTATAGGCCTGGAGGGCCGCAGGATCCTGTTGCCTTCGGAGGAAATACCTATTACGGAGTTCCAAGCCAACCTGGATTCGTTGTTACCAATAAGATGTATAACGGTTATATTATAGAAACTCCTATGGTTAACCTAAGTACTGAGAGATCTTTCTTTGGTGGAACGGTTCGTGTAGTCGCTGGATTAAAAGCCTCCGAGAATATTATCAGGACATTTGATGGCCGGAAAGCTCCGGGTTATGACCCGGTTTTAGGCATGGATTACGGTGCGAATGTGCCTAACGCTAAAACGCGTTTAACCGAGGACGCGGAAGCGGGTAAAATTTTAGGATATCATGGTGGGTATGTAAATGCACTTCGTGTGGCACTTGTATATGATACACGTGACTTCGAACCGGATCCGAATAGCGGGGTTTTCATAGAAGGAACCTTTGAAAAGAACAGCAAAGCATTCGGTTCCGATTTCAATTTCCAAAAATACTTTGCCCAAGGAAAATTTTTCTGGAGCCCATTTCCGAAAGTATTCGAAAAACTCGTGATTGCTTCCCGTTTTGGTGCGGGGCTTTCCGAGGGGGATGTTCCATTCTTCGAATATAGAAACATGTGGGGAACGGAAGGTTTGATTGGAGGACTCGGAGGTATTCGAACAATTCGCGGTTACAAACAAGATCGTTTCGTAGGAAGAATGATGGGTTGGGGTAACCTCGAGGTAAGATGGAAATTCGGATCCTTAAAGGTAGGAGATGAATACTTCGCATTTAACTTAGTTCCTTTCATGGACTTTGGACGAGTGTGGGACGACGAGCATAAGGCTGGTCTGAAGGATTATAAATACTCGCATGGTATCGGACTCAGGATCGCTTGGAACCAGGCTACGATCATCATGATCGACTGGGCAAAGTCGAAAGAAGACGAACAATTATTCGTAAACTTCAGCCACGCGTTCTAA
- the nadB gene encoding L-aspartate oxidase — translation MPRIKTDFLVIGSGITGLFQALKLSNIGETVIVTKKSDYESSTNYAQGGIASVFSQGDKFEDHVNDTLESGAGLCDPEAVRVLVEEGPPLVKELLEYGVPFNLNKDGEFDLHREGGHGTNRIVHAHDRTGHEIEKTLLQIVKQNPNIRILEYHTVVDLITPHHLKKKGLICFGAYVLSNHTGEVIPILAKKTIIASGGSGQVYSHTTNPKIATGDGVACAYRAGAEIRNMEFYQFHPTSLYHEKGDSFLISEAVRGKGAVLLSMDGEPFMKKYHPMADLATRDIVARAIDAEMKKSGDPHVWLDISHRPAAEIKESFPSIYAKCLELGIDITTDPIPVVPAAHFMCGGIATDLWGKTRIENLFAAGEASCTGVHGGNRLASNSLLECLVFSNRIAEEIRKNPPDFLPEHEQIPIWDKEGLVNTEEWVLISHDLSEIKNTMSNYVGIVRSNLRLERAKRRMDLIYAEVRDYYNRTIVTNPLLELRNLVLVAELIIRSALARHESRGLHYSTDYPENRSPSRHDTILINDLVHGDLQAPL, via the coding sequence CCGTTTTCTCTCAGGGAGATAAATTCGAAGACCATGTAAATGATACCTTGGAATCCGGAGCTGGACTCTGTGATCCGGAAGCAGTCCGGGTTTTGGTAGAAGAAGGTCCCCCTCTTGTTAAAGAACTTTTAGAATATGGGGTTCCATTCAACCTGAATAAGGATGGGGAATTCGATCTGCATAGAGAAGGCGGACATGGAACAAATCGTATCGTCCACGCCCATGACAGAACCGGTCATGAAATCGAAAAAACACTTTTACAAATCGTAAAACAAAATCCGAATATTAGAATATTAGAATACCATACGGTCGTAGATCTGATCACTCCCCACCACCTCAAAAAGAAAGGTCTGATTTGTTTCGGAGCATATGTTCTTTCTAATCATACGGGAGAAGTAATCCCAATCCTAGCCAAAAAGACCATCATAGCAAGCGGCGGATCCGGACAGGTATATTCTCATACCACAAATCCTAAAATTGCTACGGGTGACGGAGTTGCCTGCGCTTATCGAGCTGGAGCAGAGATCAGGAATATGGAATTTTACCAGTTCCACCCTACTTCTCTTTATCATGAAAAAGGAGATTCATTTCTGATCTCCGAGGCTGTTCGAGGAAAAGGTGCAGTATTACTAAGCATGGACGGAGAACCGTTCATGAAAAAATACCATCCTATGGCAGATCTTGCCACAAGAGATATAGTCGCAAGAGCCATAGACGCAGAAATGAAGAAGTCGGGAGATCCTCATGTTTGGTTGGATATCTCGCATAGACCGGCAGCAGAGATCAAAGAATCTTTTCCTTCTATTTATGCAAAATGTTTAGAGTTAGGAATCGATATCACTACGGATCCAATACCTGTTGTACCAGCAGCCCACTTCATGTGCGGAGGGATAGCAACTGACCTTTGGGGAAAAACTAGAATAGAAAATCTATTCGCAGCGGGAGAAGCTTCCTGCACTGGAGTTCACGGTGGAAACCGTCTGGCATCTAATAGTTTATTAGAATGCCTCGTATTCTCCAATCGTATTGCAGAAGAGATCCGCAAAAATCCGCCCGACTTCTTACCGGAACATGAACAGATCCCTATTTGGGACAAAGAGGGTCTTGTTAATACGGAAGAATGGGTATTGATTTCCCATGATCTTTCAGAGATCAAAAACACAATGTCCAACTATGTGGGAATTGTTCGCTCTAATCTACGTTTAGAAAGAGCAAAAAGAAGAATGGATTTGATCTATGCAGAAGTCAGAGACTATTACAACAGGACAATAGTCACAAATCCTTTATTAGAACTTCGTAATTTGGTTCTGGTAGCCGAGTTGATTATACGTTCTGCGCTTGCCAGACACGAGAGTAGAGGACTACACTATTCTACGGATTATCCGGAAAACAGATCCCCATCCAGACATGATACAATTCTGATCAATGATCTGGTCCATGGGGATCTTCAAGCTCCTCTTTAA
- the lsa25 gene encoding surface adhesin Lsa25, with translation MRKVFYIIRSLFTLFAFCMLAMGCEEKLDHSPYGLREEDDSDLIAGAIFFQSFTNNGDGTTSDSTSGLMWKTCSQGQVFNGDASSYNCRGANGTLGNPSSFGATDLQYCSVDLNSCNTIGLPQTLTTVSPIGISGSSEAYDSCANDNTGGHSDWRVANFLELKYLSSNSRNFMLLKFPDTLESFYWSSTANEQDIAGKTARAVSFSKDRFGEDDSYSKTSRYFVRCVR, from the coding sequence ATGAGAAAAGTATTTTATATAATAAGATCCTTATTTACCTTATTCGCGTTTTGTATGCTCGCGATGGGTTGTGAAGAGAAACTGGACCATAGTCCGTATGGCCTCAGAGAAGAAGATGATAGTGACCTGATAGCCGGAGCGATCTTCTTTCAAAGTTTTACGAATAATGGAGATGGAACAACATCGGATAGTACAAGCGGTTTAATGTGGAAGACTTGTAGCCAAGGCCAAGTCTTCAATGGAGATGCAAGTAGCTATAATTGTAGAGGAGCAAATGGCACGTTAGGAAATCCGAGTTCCTTTGGAGCTACAGATTTGCAATATTGTAGTGTAGATCTGAATTCTTGTAATACGATAGGGCTTCCTCAGACCTTAACGACCGTATCTCCGATTGGTATTTCCGGGAGTTCAGAAGCGTATGATTCCTGTGCGAATGACAACACAGGAGGTCATTCAGATTGGAGAGTAGCTAACTTTTTGGAGTTAAAATATTTAAGCTCTAATAGTCGCAACTTCATGCTTTTGAAATTTCCCGATACCTTAGAGTCCTTCTACTGGAGTTCTACAGCTAATGAACAAGATATAGCTGGTAAAACGGCTAGAGCGGTATCTTTCTCTAAAGATAGATTTGGAGAAGACGATTCTTATAGCAAGACCAGCAGATATTTTGTTCGCTGCGTAAGATAA